From Solanum lycopersicum chromosome 8, SLM_r2.1, the proteins below share one genomic window:
- the LOC101265260 gene encoding cuscuta receptor 1-like isoform X2: MANCWFDWEGYNTNGFTDCCFWKSVKCNLATGRVIKLDLKAGFGTGDGWIFNASLFLPFKSLQVLVLSSQNIIGWTRNEGFSKLRQLPNLKVLDLQYNPIHPKVLLSSLCWISSLEVLKLGVDVDTSFSIPTTYNSTSMKSKKCGGGLSNLRELWFEGYGIDDINILSALGRLRNLEKLNLNDNNFNSTIFSSLKIFPSLKHLNLAANEINGYIEMNDIIALSNLKHLDLSDNNIESFVTDKGSKKRSTSFRSLLLGSSNSNSSRVIQSLKSFSSLKSLSYENSDLTAPTIIYALRNLSTLEYLYLDGSSINDNFLPNIGHMTSLKVLSIAFGSNNDTIPNQGWCELKHLEELDFVNNNFEGTLPSCLGNLTSLRRLSLAGNNLRGNIASHSILRRLTSLEYLSIEDNQFDVPLSFSQFYNYTKLIYLDVGDSTIIPDTEFQNWIPNFQLEFFGIYGCIKLQKLPSFLHYQYDLRILVIDENQLQGKFPTWLLENNTRIAGVYSRDNAFDGPFKLPSIVHLYLKTIDVSNNKLNGHIPDKMSLAFPKLTSLNMSQNFLEGPIPSKISGIHLETLDLSNNLLSGEIPSDVVIGSPQLLFLRLSNNKLKGKIFLEVKSHILSFLYLNGNNLEGPLPSNTFITSLFILDASRNNFTGEIPRWITDNTRLLLLDLSKNHLTGSIPVEICKFKLIQVLAISENRLSGFIPSCVSSLPLEHIHLEKNQLGGGLEHVLFNFSSLITLDLRYNNFTGHIPHTIGSLNSLNYLLLSHNQLEGQIPIQICMLNMLSIMDLSFNKLYGPLFPCLGNLTQAKKDAKKRITYYFYKTYWNPWLTFLRWIWLERHYHNRHGILVDTLLMDAETVVQFSTKRNSYTYKGSILKYMSGIDLSSNRLTGEIPIEIGNMSNIHTLNLSHNHLIGRIPNTFSNLQEIESLDLSCNRLNGSIPVGLIELNSLAVFSVAYNNLSGAVPDFKAQFGTFNKSSYEGNPSLCGYPLDNKCGMSPKLSNISNINGDEESSELEDIQCFYIGLVVSYGAILLGLSTALCFNRYWRKAWFRMIEALMFCCYYFVLDNLVTPIKSSWFRNVG; encoded by the exons ATGGCGAATTGTTGGTTTGATTGGGAAGGTTACAATACGAATGGTTTTACAGATTGTTGTTTTTGGAAAAGTGTAAAATGCAACTTAGCGACAGGTAGAGTGATCAAACTCGATCTCAAAGCAGGTTTTGGTACAGGGGATGGTTGGATATTCAATGCctctctctttcttccattCAAGTCTCTGCAAGTTCTGGTATTGTCTTCCCAAAATATTATAGGATGGACAAGAAATGAAG GGTTCAGTAAACTAAGACAACTTCCCAACCTGAAAGTATTAGATTTGCAGTATAATCCGATCCATCCAAAAGTTTTACTATCATCTTTATGTTGGATTTCATCTCTCGAGGTTCTAAAACTTGGTGTAGATGTTGATACCTCTTTCAGCATACCAACGACATATAATAGCACTA GCATGAAGAGTAAGAAATGTGGAGGAGGACTAAGCAATTTAAGAGAACTTTGGTTTGAAGGTTATGGAATTGATGACATAAATATCCTTTCTGCATTGG GTAGACTGAGGAATTTAGAGAAACTCAATTTGAATGATAATAACTTCAATTCCACCATCTTTTCATCGCTCAAGATTTTTCCGTCTCTCAAGCATCTCAATCTCGCTGCCAATGAAATAAATGGATATATCGAAATGAATG ATATAATTGCTTTGAGCAATTTGAAACATCTGGATCTCTCGGATAACAACATAGAGAGCTTTGTCACTGACAAAG GTAGCAAAAAAAGGAGTACTTCTTTTCGGAGTTTACTATTGGGAAGTTCCAACTCCAACTCGAGCAGAGTTATACAATCCCTAAAATCATTCTCATCTCTTAAATCACTTTCTTATGAAAATAGTGATCTCACCGCTCCCACCATAATTTACG CATTAAGAAATCTGAGCACACTGGAGTACCTATACTTGGATGGATCTTCTATAAATGACAACTTTCTCCCAAACATTGGACATATGACTTCTCTTAAAGTACTCAGTATAGCTTTTGGTAGCAATAATGACACCATCCCTAATCAAg gttggTGTGAACTCAAACACCTTGAAGAGCTGGATTTTGTAAACAATAATTTTGAGGGAACACTGCCTTCGTGTCTTGGAAACTTGACATCACTTCGACGGTTGAGTTTGGCTGGGAATAACTTACGTGGAAATATAGCATCACATTCTATTTTGAGGAGACTCACATCACTTGAGTACCTCAGTATTGAGGATAACCAATTTGATGTTCCTCTGTCATTCAGCCAATTTTACAACTATACGAAATTGATCTACTTGGATGTTGGTGATAGTACAATAATTCCAGATACCGAATTCCAAAATTGGATCCCAAATTTCCAGTTGGAGTTTTTTGGTATATATGGATGTATAAAGCTTCAAAAGTTGCCTTCTTTCCTTCACTATCAATATGACTTGAGGATTCTTGTTATAGATGAAAATCAATTGCAAGGAAAGTTCCCGACATGGTTATTAGAAAATAACACCAGAATTGCAGGGGTTTATAGTAGAGATAATGCTTTCGATGGACCATTCAAGTTGCCATCGATTGTTCACCTCTATCTAAAGACGATTGATGTTTCTAATAACAAACTAAATGGGCATATTCCAGACAAAATGAGTTTAGCCTTTCCAAAGCTTACTAGTTTGAACATGTCACAAAATTTTCTTGAAGGTCCCATACCTTCCAAAATTAGTGGCATTCATTTAGAAACTTTAGACCTATCTAACAATCTCTTATCTGGAGAAATTCCTAGTGATGTGGTAATTGGTTCTCCACAATTGTTGTTCCTTCGGTTGTCAAACAACAAgctgaaaggaaaaatatttttggaggtCAAGTCACATATATTGTCCTTTTTGTATTTGAATGGCAATAACCTTGAAGGACCACTACCTAGCAACACGTTTATCACATCCCTTTTTATATTGGATGCTAGCAGGAATAATTTCACTGGGGAGATTCCGAGATGGATTACAGATAATACAAGATTGTTACTACTTGATCTGTCCAAGAATCATCTCACAGGTTCGATTCCAGTTGAGATTTGCAAGTTCAAGCTCATTCAGGTCTTAGCTATATCTGAAAACAGGCTTTCAGGCTTTATTCCTTCTTGTGTGAGTTCTTTACCTCTCGAACACATCCATCTTGAGAAAAATCAATTGGGTGGTGGACTGGAACATGTACTtttcaacttctcttctctGATAACATTGGATCTTCGCTACAACAATTTTACAGGACATATCCCACACACCATAGGCTCGCTTAATTCTCTCAACTATCTTCTCCTTAGCCATAACCAATTGGAAGGGCAGATTCCAATTCAGATATGTATGTTGAATATGCTATCTATCATGGACTTATCTTTCAATAAACTTTATGGTCCACTCTTTCCTTGTTTGGGTAACTTAACACAAGCCAAAAAGGATGCAAAGAAAAGAATCacctattatttttataagacaTATTGGAATCCATGGTTAACTTTTTTGCGTTGGATATGGTTGGAAAGGCACTACCACAATCGTCATGGAATTTTAGTTGATACACTTTTGATGGATGCAGAAACTGTGGTCCAGTTTTCGACAAAAAGAAACTCATACACTTATAAGGGAAGCATTCTTAAATATATGTCGGGTATTGATCTCTCAAGTAACAGATTAACTGGTGAAATTCCCATTGAGATAGGGAACATgagcaatatacatacattgaATCTGTCTCACAATCATCTCATTGGAAGAATACCAAATACCTTCTCCAATCTACAGGAAATTGAGAGTTTAGACCTTTCCTGCAACAGATTGAATGGGAGCATTCCTGTTGGTCTAATTGAGCTGAATTCTTTGGCAGTATTCAGTGTTGCATACAACAACTTATCTGGTGCAGTACCTGATTTTAAAGCTCAATTTGGAACTTTCAACAAAAGCAGCTACGAGGGAAATCCTTCTCTTTGCGGTTATCCATTAGACAACAAGTGTGGGATGAGTCCTAAATTGTCAAATATCTCCAACATTAATggagatgaagaatcatcagaatTGGAAGACATCCAGTGTTTTTACATTGGCTTAGTTGTGTCTTATGGCGCGATCTTGTTGGGATTATCTACAGCACTCTGCTTCAATCGTTATTGGAGAAAAGCATGGTTTAGGATGATAGAGGCATTGATGTTTTGTTGTTACTATTTTGTCTTGGACAACCTTGTTACACCTATCAAGAGTAGCTGGTTCAGGAATGTTGGTTAG
- the LOC101265260 gene encoding cuscuta receptor 1-like isoform X1, whose translation MANCWFDWEGYNTNGFTDCCFWKSVKCNLATGRVIKLDLKAGFGTGDGWIFNASLFLPFKSLQVLVLSSQNIIGWTRNEGFSKLRQLPNLKVLDLQYNPIHPKVLLSSLCWISSLEVLKLGVDVDTSFSIPTTYNSTSMKSKKCGGGLSNLRELWFEGYGIDDINILSALGRLRNLEKLNLNDNNFNSTIFSSLKIFPSLKHLNLAANEINGYIEMNGLLRLFHPNQISILFLGISNLFICVDIIALSNLKHLDLSDNNIESFVTDKGSKKRSTSFRSLLLGSSNSNSSRVIQSLKSFSSLKSLSYENSDLTAPTIIYALRNLSTLEYLYLDGSSINDNFLPNIGHMTSLKVLSIAFGSNNDTIPNQGWCELKHLEELDFVNNNFEGTLPSCLGNLTSLRRLSLAGNNLRGNIASHSILRRLTSLEYLSIEDNQFDVPLSFSQFYNYTKLIYLDVGDSTIIPDTEFQNWIPNFQLEFFGIYGCIKLQKLPSFLHYQYDLRILVIDENQLQGKFPTWLLENNTRIAGVYSRDNAFDGPFKLPSIVHLYLKTIDVSNNKLNGHIPDKMSLAFPKLTSLNMSQNFLEGPIPSKISGIHLETLDLSNNLLSGEIPSDVVIGSPQLLFLRLSNNKLKGKIFLEVKSHILSFLYLNGNNLEGPLPSNTFITSLFILDASRNNFTGEIPRWITDNTRLLLLDLSKNHLTGSIPVEICKFKLIQVLAISENRLSGFIPSCVSSLPLEHIHLEKNQLGGGLEHVLFNFSSLITLDLRYNNFTGHIPHTIGSLNSLNYLLLSHNQLEGQIPIQICMLNMLSIMDLSFNKLYGPLFPCLGNLTQAKKDAKKRITYYFYKTYWNPWLTFLRWIWLERHYHNRHGILVDTLLMDAETVVQFSTKRNSYTYKGSILKYMSGIDLSSNRLTGEIPIEIGNMSNIHTLNLSHNHLIGRIPNTFSNLQEIESLDLSCNRLNGSIPVGLIELNSLAVFSVAYNNLSGAVPDFKAQFGTFNKSSYEGNPSLCGYPLDNKCGMSPKLSNISNINGDEESSELEDIQCFYIGLVVSYGAILLGLSTALCFNRYWRKAWFRMIEALMFCCYYFVLDNLVTPIKSSWFRNVG comes from the exons ATGGCGAATTGTTGGTTTGATTGGGAAGGTTACAATACGAATGGTTTTACAGATTGTTGTTTTTGGAAAAGTGTAAAATGCAACTTAGCGACAGGTAGAGTGATCAAACTCGATCTCAAAGCAGGTTTTGGTACAGGGGATGGTTGGATATTCAATGCctctctctttcttccattCAAGTCTCTGCAAGTTCTGGTATTGTCTTCCCAAAATATTATAGGATGGACAAGAAATGAAG GGTTCAGTAAACTAAGACAACTTCCCAACCTGAAAGTATTAGATTTGCAGTATAATCCGATCCATCCAAAAGTTTTACTATCATCTTTATGTTGGATTTCATCTCTCGAGGTTCTAAAACTTGGTGTAGATGTTGATACCTCTTTCAGCATACCAACGACATATAATAGCACTA GCATGAAGAGTAAGAAATGTGGAGGAGGACTAAGCAATTTAAGAGAACTTTGGTTTGAAGGTTATGGAATTGATGACATAAATATCCTTTCTGCATTGG GTAGACTGAGGAATTTAGAGAAACTCAATTTGAATGATAATAACTTCAATTCCACCATCTTTTCATCGCTCAAGATTTTTCCGTCTCTCAAGCATCTCAATCTCGCTGCCAATGAAATAAATGGATATATCGAAATGAATGGTTTGTTACGCCTCTTCCACCCTAaccaaatatcaattttatttcttggcatatcaaatttatttatctgTGTAGATATAATTGCTTTGAGCAATTTGAAACATCTGGATCTCTCGGATAACAACATAGAGAGCTTTGTCACTGACAAAG GTAGCAAAAAAAGGAGTACTTCTTTTCGGAGTTTACTATTGGGAAGTTCCAACTCCAACTCGAGCAGAGTTATACAATCCCTAAAATCATTCTCATCTCTTAAATCACTTTCTTATGAAAATAGTGATCTCACCGCTCCCACCATAATTTACG CATTAAGAAATCTGAGCACACTGGAGTACCTATACTTGGATGGATCTTCTATAAATGACAACTTTCTCCCAAACATTGGACATATGACTTCTCTTAAAGTACTCAGTATAGCTTTTGGTAGCAATAATGACACCATCCCTAATCAAg gttggTGTGAACTCAAACACCTTGAAGAGCTGGATTTTGTAAACAATAATTTTGAGGGAACACTGCCTTCGTGTCTTGGAAACTTGACATCACTTCGACGGTTGAGTTTGGCTGGGAATAACTTACGTGGAAATATAGCATCACATTCTATTTTGAGGAGACTCACATCACTTGAGTACCTCAGTATTGAGGATAACCAATTTGATGTTCCTCTGTCATTCAGCCAATTTTACAACTATACGAAATTGATCTACTTGGATGTTGGTGATAGTACAATAATTCCAGATACCGAATTCCAAAATTGGATCCCAAATTTCCAGTTGGAGTTTTTTGGTATATATGGATGTATAAAGCTTCAAAAGTTGCCTTCTTTCCTTCACTATCAATATGACTTGAGGATTCTTGTTATAGATGAAAATCAATTGCAAGGAAAGTTCCCGACATGGTTATTAGAAAATAACACCAGAATTGCAGGGGTTTATAGTAGAGATAATGCTTTCGATGGACCATTCAAGTTGCCATCGATTGTTCACCTCTATCTAAAGACGATTGATGTTTCTAATAACAAACTAAATGGGCATATTCCAGACAAAATGAGTTTAGCCTTTCCAAAGCTTACTAGTTTGAACATGTCACAAAATTTTCTTGAAGGTCCCATACCTTCCAAAATTAGTGGCATTCATTTAGAAACTTTAGACCTATCTAACAATCTCTTATCTGGAGAAATTCCTAGTGATGTGGTAATTGGTTCTCCACAATTGTTGTTCCTTCGGTTGTCAAACAACAAgctgaaaggaaaaatatttttggaggtCAAGTCACATATATTGTCCTTTTTGTATTTGAATGGCAATAACCTTGAAGGACCACTACCTAGCAACACGTTTATCACATCCCTTTTTATATTGGATGCTAGCAGGAATAATTTCACTGGGGAGATTCCGAGATGGATTACAGATAATACAAGATTGTTACTACTTGATCTGTCCAAGAATCATCTCACAGGTTCGATTCCAGTTGAGATTTGCAAGTTCAAGCTCATTCAGGTCTTAGCTATATCTGAAAACAGGCTTTCAGGCTTTATTCCTTCTTGTGTGAGTTCTTTACCTCTCGAACACATCCATCTTGAGAAAAATCAATTGGGTGGTGGACTGGAACATGTACTtttcaacttctcttctctGATAACATTGGATCTTCGCTACAACAATTTTACAGGACATATCCCACACACCATAGGCTCGCTTAATTCTCTCAACTATCTTCTCCTTAGCCATAACCAATTGGAAGGGCAGATTCCAATTCAGATATGTATGTTGAATATGCTATCTATCATGGACTTATCTTTCAATAAACTTTATGGTCCACTCTTTCCTTGTTTGGGTAACTTAACACAAGCCAAAAAGGATGCAAAGAAAAGAATCacctattatttttataagacaTATTGGAATCCATGGTTAACTTTTTTGCGTTGGATATGGTTGGAAAGGCACTACCACAATCGTCATGGAATTTTAGTTGATACACTTTTGATGGATGCAGAAACTGTGGTCCAGTTTTCGACAAAAAGAAACTCATACACTTATAAGGGAAGCATTCTTAAATATATGTCGGGTATTGATCTCTCAAGTAACAGATTAACTGGTGAAATTCCCATTGAGATAGGGAACATgagcaatatacatacattgaATCTGTCTCACAATCATCTCATTGGAAGAATACCAAATACCTTCTCCAATCTACAGGAAATTGAGAGTTTAGACCTTTCCTGCAACAGATTGAATGGGAGCATTCCTGTTGGTCTAATTGAGCTGAATTCTTTGGCAGTATTCAGTGTTGCATACAACAACTTATCTGGTGCAGTACCTGATTTTAAAGCTCAATTTGGAACTTTCAACAAAAGCAGCTACGAGGGAAATCCTTCTCTTTGCGGTTATCCATTAGACAACAAGTGTGGGATGAGTCCTAAATTGTCAAATATCTCCAACATTAATggagatgaagaatcatcagaatTGGAAGACATCCAGTGTTTTTACATTGGCTTAGTTGTGTCTTATGGCGCGATCTTGTTGGGATTATCTACAGCACTCTGCTTCAATCGTTATTGGAGAAAAGCATGGTTTAGGATGATAGAGGCATTGATGTTTTGTTGTTACTATTTTGTCTTGGACAACCTTGTTACACCTATCAAGAGTAGCTGGTTCAGGAATGTTGGTTAG
- the LOC101265260 gene encoding cuscuta receptor 1-like isoform X3, giving the protein MKSKKCGGGLSNLRELWFEGYGIDDINILSALGRLRNLEKLNLNDNNFNSTIFSSLKIFPSLKHLNLAANEINGYIEMNGLLRLFHPNQISILFLGISNLFICVDIIALSNLKHLDLSDNNIESFVTDKGSKKRSTSFRSLLLGSSNSNSSRVIQSLKSFSSLKSLSYENSDLTAPTIIYALRNLSTLEYLYLDGSSINDNFLPNIGHMTSLKVLSIAFGSNNDTIPNQGWCELKHLEELDFVNNNFEGTLPSCLGNLTSLRRLSLAGNNLRGNIASHSILRRLTSLEYLSIEDNQFDVPLSFSQFYNYTKLIYLDVGDSTIIPDTEFQNWIPNFQLEFFGIYGCIKLQKLPSFLHYQYDLRILVIDENQLQGKFPTWLLENNTRIAGVYSRDNAFDGPFKLPSIVHLYLKTIDVSNNKLNGHIPDKMSLAFPKLTSLNMSQNFLEGPIPSKISGIHLETLDLSNNLLSGEIPSDVVIGSPQLLFLRLSNNKLKGKIFLEVKSHILSFLYLNGNNLEGPLPSNTFITSLFILDASRNNFTGEIPRWITDNTRLLLLDLSKNHLTGSIPVEICKFKLIQVLAISENRLSGFIPSCVSSLPLEHIHLEKNQLGGGLEHVLFNFSSLITLDLRYNNFTGHIPHTIGSLNSLNYLLLSHNQLEGQIPIQICMLNMLSIMDLSFNKLYGPLFPCLGNLTQAKKDAKKRITYYFYKTYWNPWLTFLRWIWLERHYHNRHGILVDTLLMDAETVVQFSTKRNSYTYKGSILKYMSGIDLSSNRLTGEIPIEIGNMSNIHTLNLSHNHLIGRIPNTFSNLQEIESLDLSCNRLNGSIPVGLIELNSLAVFSVAYNNLSGAVPDFKAQFGTFNKSSYEGNPSLCGYPLDNKCGMSPKLSNISNINGDEESSELEDIQCFYIGLVVSYGAILLGLSTALCFNRYWRKAWFRMIEALMFCCYYFVLDNLVTPIKSSWFRNVG; this is encoded by the exons ATGAAGAGTAAGAAATGTGGAGGAGGACTAAGCAATTTAAGAGAACTTTGGTTTGAAGGTTATGGAATTGATGACATAAATATCCTTTCTGCATTGG GTAGACTGAGGAATTTAGAGAAACTCAATTTGAATGATAATAACTTCAATTCCACCATCTTTTCATCGCTCAAGATTTTTCCGTCTCTCAAGCATCTCAATCTCGCTGCCAATGAAATAAATGGATATATCGAAATGAATGGTTTGTTACGCCTCTTCCACCCTAaccaaatatcaattttatttcttggcatatcaaatttatttatctgTGTAGATATAATTGCTTTGAGCAATTTGAAACATCTGGATCTCTCGGATAACAACATAGAGAGCTTTGTCACTGACAAAG GTAGCAAAAAAAGGAGTACTTCTTTTCGGAGTTTACTATTGGGAAGTTCCAACTCCAACTCGAGCAGAGTTATACAATCCCTAAAATCATTCTCATCTCTTAAATCACTTTCTTATGAAAATAGTGATCTCACCGCTCCCACCATAATTTACG CATTAAGAAATCTGAGCACACTGGAGTACCTATACTTGGATGGATCTTCTATAAATGACAACTTTCTCCCAAACATTGGACATATGACTTCTCTTAAAGTACTCAGTATAGCTTTTGGTAGCAATAATGACACCATCCCTAATCAAg gttggTGTGAACTCAAACACCTTGAAGAGCTGGATTTTGTAAACAATAATTTTGAGGGAACACTGCCTTCGTGTCTTGGAAACTTGACATCACTTCGACGGTTGAGTTTGGCTGGGAATAACTTACGTGGAAATATAGCATCACATTCTATTTTGAGGAGACTCACATCACTTGAGTACCTCAGTATTGAGGATAACCAATTTGATGTTCCTCTGTCATTCAGCCAATTTTACAACTATACGAAATTGATCTACTTGGATGTTGGTGATAGTACAATAATTCCAGATACCGAATTCCAAAATTGGATCCCAAATTTCCAGTTGGAGTTTTTTGGTATATATGGATGTATAAAGCTTCAAAAGTTGCCTTCTTTCCTTCACTATCAATATGACTTGAGGATTCTTGTTATAGATGAAAATCAATTGCAAGGAAAGTTCCCGACATGGTTATTAGAAAATAACACCAGAATTGCAGGGGTTTATAGTAGAGATAATGCTTTCGATGGACCATTCAAGTTGCCATCGATTGTTCACCTCTATCTAAAGACGATTGATGTTTCTAATAACAAACTAAATGGGCATATTCCAGACAAAATGAGTTTAGCCTTTCCAAAGCTTACTAGTTTGAACATGTCACAAAATTTTCTTGAAGGTCCCATACCTTCCAAAATTAGTGGCATTCATTTAGAAACTTTAGACCTATCTAACAATCTCTTATCTGGAGAAATTCCTAGTGATGTGGTAATTGGTTCTCCACAATTGTTGTTCCTTCGGTTGTCAAACAACAAgctgaaaggaaaaatatttttggaggtCAAGTCACATATATTGTCCTTTTTGTATTTGAATGGCAATAACCTTGAAGGACCACTACCTAGCAACACGTTTATCACATCCCTTTTTATATTGGATGCTAGCAGGAATAATTTCACTGGGGAGATTCCGAGATGGATTACAGATAATACAAGATTGTTACTACTTGATCTGTCCAAGAATCATCTCACAGGTTCGATTCCAGTTGAGATTTGCAAGTTCAAGCTCATTCAGGTCTTAGCTATATCTGAAAACAGGCTTTCAGGCTTTATTCCTTCTTGTGTGAGTTCTTTACCTCTCGAACACATCCATCTTGAGAAAAATCAATTGGGTGGTGGACTGGAACATGTACTtttcaacttctcttctctGATAACATTGGATCTTCGCTACAACAATTTTACAGGACATATCCCACACACCATAGGCTCGCTTAATTCTCTCAACTATCTTCTCCTTAGCCATAACCAATTGGAAGGGCAGATTCCAATTCAGATATGTATGTTGAATATGCTATCTATCATGGACTTATCTTTCAATAAACTTTATGGTCCACTCTTTCCTTGTTTGGGTAACTTAACACAAGCCAAAAAGGATGCAAAGAAAAGAATCacctattatttttataagacaTATTGGAATCCATGGTTAACTTTTTTGCGTTGGATATGGTTGGAAAGGCACTACCACAATCGTCATGGAATTTTAGTTGATACACTTTTGATGGATGCAGAAACTGTGGTCCAGTTTTCGACAAAAAGAAACTCATACACTTATAAGGGAAGCATTCTTAAATATATGTCGGGTATTGATCTCTCAAGTAACAGATTAACTGGTGAAATTCCCATTGAGATAGGGAACATgagcaatatacatacattgaATCTGTCTCACAATCATCTCATTGGAAGAATACCAAATACCTTCTCCAATCTACAGGAAATTGAGAGTTTAGACCTTTCCTGCAACAGATTGAATGGGAGCATTCCTGTTGGTCTAATTGAGCTGAATTCTTTGGCAGTATTCAGTGTTGCATACAACAACTTATCTGGTGCAGTACCTGATTTTAAAGCTCAATTTGGAACTTTCAACAAAAGCAGCTACGAGGGAAATCCTTCTCTTTGCGGTTATCCATTAGACAACAAGTGTGGGATGAGTCCTAAATTGTCAAATATCTCCAACATTAATggagatgaagaatcatcagaatTGGAAGACATCCAGTGTTTTTACATTGGCTTAGTTGTGTCTTATGGCGCGATCTTGTTGGGATTATCTACAGCACTCTGCTTCAATCGTTATTGGAGAAAAGCATGGTTTAGGATGATAGAGGCATTGATGTTTTGTTGTTACTATTTTGTCTTGGACAACCTTGTTACACCTATCAAGAGTAGCTGGTTCAGGAATGTTGGTTAG